One window of Bifidobacterium pseudocatenulatum DSM 20438 = JCM 1200 = LMG 10505 genomic DNA carries:
- a CDS encoding glycoside hydrolase family 43 protein has product MKFRTTAKQIAAGIIAAAMLVGTLAGCSGNSTKQSSASSKAETSTASIKRGESHDPSIVKANGKYYIFGSHRAWLKSDDLINWSTFTNNLSTDYEKIFKDIWDGWAKQSSNPDVKGNMWAPDVIWNETMGKWCMYMSINGANYRSVIVLLTADDIEGDWTYVGPVVYSGFERVNVKKTDVPQVLGEDADITRYTSQTDTGINAIDPCVKTDDNGDMWMTFGSWFGGMWMFKLDSATGLRDYNSTYPTEANKSDAYYGVKLGGGFGNSGEGSYLLHDNGYWYLFASYGALQQTGGYQIRMFRSKDITGPYVDEAGNTAISTKAIGNNWQSDIGERLMSSIQWSGNDNANIEVSQGHNSAFVDDDGTAYLVYHTRFSGSGEKHEVRVHELLPTADGWLVAAPYEYTGTKADKKGYKTADIAGDYEMVTHDKSSYFKGPKKVTDKTSTVYRGVNKPINITLKEDGTVTGDQTGTWEAVEGANQMTLKLTGNEGEVTYSGAFDKLPRDKDRKAVMTFSALGTNNLCIWGSQK; this is encoded by the coding sequence ATGAAATTCCGTACAACAGCAAAGCAGATCGCGGCAGGCATCATCGCCGCAGCCATGCTGGTCGGAACGCTCGCCGGATGCTCCGGCAATTCGACGAAGCAATCGTCCGCATCGTCGAAAGCCGAAACCAGCACCGCCAGCATCAAGCGCGGCGAATCGCATGATCCCTCCATCGTCAAAGCCAACGGAAAATACTATATTTTCGGCTCGCATCGCGCTTGGCTCAAAAGCGACGATCTGATCAACTGGAGCACCTTCACCAACAATCTGAGCACCGACTACGAGAAGATCTTCAAAGACATTTGGGACGGCTGGGCGAAGCAGTCCTCCAATCCTGACGTCAAAGGCAACATGTGGGCACCGGACGTGATCTGGAACGAGACCATGGGCAAGTGGTGCATGTACATGTCGATCAACGGCGCGAACTACCGTTCTGTGATCGTGTTGCTCACCGCCGACGACATCGAAGGCGATTGGACGTACGTTGGCCCGGTGGTCTATTCCGGCTTCGAACGCGTGAACGTGAAGAAGACCGACGTGCCGCAGGTGCTTGGCGAGGATGCCGACATCACCCGTTACACCTCGCAGACCGACACCGGCATCAACGCCATCGACCCGTGCGTGAAAACCGATGACAACGGCGACATGTGGATGACCTTCGGCTCCTGGTTCGGCGGCATGTGGATGTTCAAGCTCGACTCGGCGACCGGCCTGCGCGACTACAACTCCACCTACCCCACCGAAGCGAACAAGTCCGACGCCTACTATGGCGTGAAGCTCGGCGGCGGCTTCGGCAACTCCGGCGAAGGCTCCTACCTGCTGCACGACAACGGCTACTGGTATCTATTCGCCTCCTACGGCGCGCTGCAGCAGACCGGTGGCTACCAGATCCGCATGTTCCGCTCCAAGGACATCACCGGCCCGTACGTTGACGAAGCCGGCAACACCGCGATTTCCACCAAGGCCATCGGCAACAACTGGCAAAGCGACATCGGCGAGCGCCTGATGAGCTCGATCCAGTGGAGCGGCAACGACAACGCGAACATCGAGGTCTCCCAGGGCCACAATTCCGCGTTCGTTGACGACGACGGCACCGCTTACCTCGTGTACCATACCCGTTTCTCCGGTTCCGGCGAAAAGCATGAGGTGCGCGTGCACGAGCTGCTGCCGACCGCCGACGGATGGCTGGTGGCCGCACCGTACGAATACACGGGCACCAAGGCCGACAAGAAGGGCTACAAGACCGCCGACATCGCCGGCGATTACGAGATGGTGACGCACGACAAGTCCAGCTATTTCAAGGGCCCGAAGAAGGTCACCGATAAGACGAGCACCGTCTATCGCGGCGTGAACAAGCCCATCAACATCACCCTGAAGGAAGACGGCACCGTGACCGGCGACCAGACGGGCACTTGGGAGGCCGTGGAAGGCGCCAACCAGATGACGCTTAAGCTCACCGGCAACGAGGGCGAAGTCACGTATTCCGGCGCGTTCGACAAGCTTCCGCGAGACAAGGATCGCAAGGCAGTCATGACCTTCAGCGCTCTGGGCACAAACAATCTGTGCATTTGGGGGTCGCAGAAGTGA